Proteins from a single region of Fusobacterium gonidiaformans ATCC 25563:
- a CDS encoding GspE/PulE family protein gives MKKYFLDFIYFQKDCLQLFFFETVKKELQSLILPVARENQKLLRLEKLFAFYETENSIYYIVKDIEEMQADDEPKEKQIMYYVISQYLYEFYFQYFQIYYKNFSFVNTKEKQLSTQTIHMLLEIAVLTKVSDIHFEIFETNAQIRFRIDGKLKRVIMFSMETHSILISQIKILSKLNIVEKRLPQDGSFSKIIEKYQIDFRVSILPNIYGEKAVIRILDRNNTKFDLESLGFESDQLIAIKRILKSNAGIILNCGPTGSGKTTTLYSFLQYKNKEETNIVTIEDPVEYHLEGITQIACREEIGLNFSVILKSLLRQDPDIIMIGEIRDRETAALAIKAALTGHLVFSTIHAKNSTQCIDRLCDLGISPFLISNSLLMILSQRLFRKNCIYCRNKNEDSVKLSSLLAYNSNKEIKSYSSVGCSHCNYKGYLGRIGVYELFIVDDYNRNWILCRDTKKELKPHMISLDENVLNKIKSGIISLEEVIGEI, from the coding sequence ATGAAAAAGTACTTCCTTGATTTTATTTATTTTCAAAAAGATTGTTTACAGCTTTTCTTTTTTGAAACTGTAAAAAAGGAACTACAAAGTTTGATACTACCAGTTGCAAGAGAGAATCAAAAATTATTACGATTGGAAAAACTCTTTGCTTTTTATGAAACAGAGAATAGTATTTATTATATTGTCAAAGATATCGAGGAAATGCAAGCAGATGATGAACCAAAAGAAAAACAAATAATGTACTATGTAATATCTCAATATCTATACGAATTCTATTTTCAATATTTTCAAATATATTATAAAAATTTCTCATTTGTTAATACAAAAGAAAAGCAACTATCTACACAAACTATACATATGCTTTTAGAGATAGCTGTTTTGACGAAGGTGAGTGATATACATTTTGAGATCTTCGAAACAAATGCTCAAATTCGTTTTCGTATAGATGGAAAATTAAAAAGAGTTATTATGTTTTCAATGGAAACTCATAGTATTTTAATTTCTCAAATAAAAATATTATCTAAATTGAATATCGTTGAAAAAAGACTACCGCAAGATGGTAGCTTTTCCAAAATAATAGAGAAATATCAAATTGATTTTAGAGTTTCTATTCTTCCGAATATTTATGGAGAAAAAGCTGTTATTCGAATTTTAGATAGAAATAATACTAAATTTGATTTAGAATCTTTAGGTTTTGAATCGGATCAATTGATAGCTATTAAAAGAATATTGAAATCAAATGCTGGGATTATATTAAATTGTGGTCCCACCGGTTCTGGGAAAACGACTACATTATATAGTTTTTTACAATATAAAAATAAGGAAGAAACAAATATTGTAACCATTGAAGACCCTGTAGAGTATCATTTGGAAGGAATTACACAAATTGCTTGTCGAGAAGAAATCGGGCTAAATTTTTCTGTGATTTTAAAATCTTTATTAAGACAAGATCCAGATATTATTATGATTGGAGAAATTAGAGATAGAGAAACTGCTGCATTGGCTATCAAGGCCGCATTAACAGGTCATTTGGTTTTTTCCACCATTCATGCTAAAAATTCTACTCAATGTATTGATAGACTTTGTGATTTGGGAATTAGTCCTTTTTTAATTTCTAATTCACTACTAATGATTTTATCACAAAGATTATTTCGAAAAAATTGTATATATTGTAGAAATAAGAATGAAGATAGTGTAAAATTGTCTTCTTTATTAGCTTATAATTCAAATAAAGAAATAAAATCATACAGCTCTGTAGGATGTTCACATTGCAATTATAAAGGATATTTGGGAAGAATAGGAGTATACGAGTTATTTATTGTAGATGATTATAATAGGAATTGGATTTTATGTAGAGATACTAAGAAAGAATTAAAACCTCATATGATTTCTTTAGATGAAAATGTTTTAAACAAGATCAAATCAGGTATTATTTCTTTAGAGGAAGTAATAGGAGAAATATGA
- a CDS encoding type II secretion system F family protein, whose product MKHYYILFYKSRKIKWKHMIVNTEKDVYKCLNVRKNKKMVIFSREINFSFYRKKYLLPFVKEFLFLLRNGIAYLEAFTIMKTYENNIFKKKILEDIIDSVQQGNKIVDSFSINSEFFGKFFLKVLFIGEESGNMESALELLISELEEYKKLKKQIFSLLFYPCFLICFSTFILIFLFSFIFPKLLSLFQDTGIPLPLITRILLQIKYIFPFLGLIVILCFIGIYLIFIKKYHKELQHKIDRFLFNKYYCSGLFAEMLRLRMSKYLELLLKTGFSFQETFSILEKEIENLEFCKRFLSMKKKIYKGEKVHIAFRELGCFSEKDLYFIALGEEGGNIEEIFQKIAMYTQEQLHFKIQKYLLWLEPSIFIIFGLCIGIVIIAVYLPMFSLSNIL is encoded by the coding sequence ATGAAACACTATTATATTCTTTTTTATAAAAGTAGAAAAATAAAATGGAAACATATGATAGTAAACACTGAAAAAGATGTATACAAGTGTTTGAATGTCAGAAAAAATAAGAAAATGGTTATTTTTTCAAGAGAAATTAACTTTTCCTTTTACAGAAAAAAATATTTACTTCCTTTTGTAAAAGAGTTTTTATTTCTTTTAAGAAATGGAATAGCATATCTTGAAGCATTTACTATTATGAAAACTTATGAAAATAATATATTCAAGAAAAAAATTTTAGAAGATATTATTGATAGTGTACAACAAGGAAATAAAATTGTAGATTCTTTTTCAATAAATAGTGAATTTTTTGGAAAGTTTTTTCTAAAAGTCCTTTTTATTGGAGAAGAAAGTGGTAATATGGAGAGTGCTTTAGAATTACTAATTTCAGAATTAGAAGAATATAAAAAGTTAAAAAAACAAATTTTTTCTCTCTTATTTTATCCTTGTTTTTTAATCTGTTTTTCAACATTCATTCTCATATTTTTATTCTCTTTTATTTTTCCTAAACTTCTTTCTTTATTTCAAGATACTGGCATCCCTTTACCGCTCATTACAAGAATATTATTACAGATAAAATATATATTTCCTTTTTTAGGATTGATAGTAATACTTTGTTTTATAGGAATATATCTAATTTTTATAAAAAAATATCATAAAGAGCTACAACATAAAATAGATAGATTCCTTTTTAATAAATATTATTGTTCAGGATTATTTGCTGAAATGCTTAGACTGAGAATGTCTAAATATTTAGAATTATTATTAAAAACTGGATTTTCTTTTCAAGAAACTTTTTCTATTTTAGAAAAAGAAATTGAAAATTTAGAATTTTGTAAGAGATTTTTAAGTATGAAAAAGAAAATATATAAAGGAGAGAAAGTTCATATTGCTTTTCGAGAACTGGGATGTTTTTCCGAGAAAGATTTATATTTTATTGCATTAGGAGAAGAGGGAGGAAATATAGAGGAAATTTTTCAAAAAATTGCTATGTACACGCAGGAGCAATTACATTTCAAGATTCAAAAATATTTATTATGGTTAGAACCGAGTATTTTTATTATATTTGGCTTATGTATAGGAATTGTAATTATTGCAGTTTACTTACCTATGTTTTCATTAAGTAACATATTATAG
- a CDS encoding prepilin-type N-terminal cleavage/methylation domain-containing protein, whose protein sequence is MKNKGFTLIEIVIAVAIVAVLSTLVTPQVRNQLAKGKDTKAIATLSSLRIASQMYQMEHTEKLIEPDDYDSDEKVKEAFQKLSEYLDPNAKKILKDAKIEIGGSKNSKDAGIQYGGELFFTFKNPDEKGKSDGIYLWFKLPENIGQFDSRGVEWKSY, encoded by the coding sequence ATGAAAAATAAAGGATTTACTTTAATAGAAATTGTAATAGCTGTTGCTATCGTTGCTGTGCTATCAACACTCGTGACACCACAAGTAAGAAATCAATTGGCAAAAGGAAAGGATACCAAGGCTATTGCTACTTTAAGCTCTCTTAGAATTGCATCACAAATGTATCAAATGGAACATACCGAAAAATTGATTGAACCAGATGATTATGATTCTGATGAGAAAGTGAAAGAAGCTTTTCAAAAATTATCAGAATATTTAGACCCGAATGCGAAGAAAATTTTAAAAGATGCTAAGATAGAAATTGGTGGTTCTAAGAATTCAAAAGATGCTGGTATTCAATATGGTGGGGAACTTTTCTTTACTTTTAAAAATCCAGATGAAAAAGGGAAAAGTGATGGGATATATCTTTGGTTTAAGTTACCAGAAAATATTGGTCAGTTTGATTCGAGAGGAGTAGAATGGAAAAGCTACTAA
- a CDS encoding prepilin peptidase has protein sequence MEKLLIFCIIGNIFYLCIEDIRTKEVPNLGNLFLLCCSLIYSRINGNSWDTILISISLYSFPLIFLYGYVSDFVQKEVLGFGDIKFVMSVGAIMASTYHLWISIYYFYMISFVLASMIGVYILYSKKTKELAMLPYFSLSLCILKVYL, from the coding sequence ATGGAAAAGCTACTAATTTTTTGTATAATAGGTAATATTTTCTACTTATGTATTGAAGACATACGAACCAAAGAAGTCCCCAATCTTGGAAACTTATTTTTATTATGTTGCAGTCTTATTTATTCTAGGATAAACGGGAATTCTTGGGATACAATTTTGATCAGTATCTCTCTCTATTCTTTTCCTTTAATTTTTTTATATGGATACGTTTCTGATTTTGTACAAAAAGAAGTTTTAGGGTTTGGAGATATTAAATTTGTCATGTCAGTGGGAGCCATCATGGCTTCTACCTATCATTTATGGATTTCTATTTATTATTTTTACATGATATCATTTGTATTGGCTTCTATGATTGGTGTTTATATTTTATATAGTAAAAAAACAAAAGAATTGGCAATGTTACCTTATTTTAGCTTATCTTTATGTATTTTAAAAGTATATTTATGA
- a CDS encoding type II secretion system protein GspD gives MILKLLQGITKRTGYLLYIWQKRHSISFYILFALICLFTLEEVCYAKELPKDIEMSDTTLREALDELEGCLGIKITVDESPKDPLNLFFQEGQSIEEVLDMLGEITNKKVKKISNHEFLLEEVQIQKEEISKEYHLHYLRSKEIYDALKDLFPDIKIANLDSRNQVIVVAEEKKIHEIDKLMEHMDIEGKQVKVHSQILDISKDLFHELGFDWLYEKPSQQKNKFSVAVLGEESVGNSGPVLGSKWNLIRQFSNATEALGLSLKLLEARQDLKITSSPSILIAHGNKGEFKITEEVIVGEKKEKKKGESTSVEPIFKEAGLILKVIPYIHQDNSVTLDISLELSDFRYRQTNQKKDWNFNAQGGSKMGRSLSTRIHVKNKETILIGGLSRSTHRNTENRVPFLSDIPGLGYLFKSESKKDAETDMYIKIFIEVCE, from the coding sequence ATGATTTTGAAGTTATTACAAGGAATAACAAAAAGAACAGGGTACCTTTTGTACATTTGGCAAAAAAGACACTCTATTAGTTTTTACATTTTATTCGCTCTAATATGTTTATTCACTTTAGAAGAAGTTTGTTATGCTAAAGAATTACCGAAAGATATTGAAATGTCAGATACAACTTTGAGAGAAGCTTTGGACGAATTAGAGGGGTGTTTAGGAATAAAAATTACTGTAGATGAGAGCCCAAAAGATCCTCTTAATTTATTTTTTCAAGAAGGACAAAGTATAGAAGAAGTTTTAGATATGTTAGGGGAGATTACAAATAAAAAAGTAAAAAAAATTTCTAATCATGAATTCTTATTAGAAGAAGTACAAATTCAAAAAGAAGAAATTTCTAAGGAGTATCATTTGCATTATTTAAGAAGTAAAGAGATCTATGACGCCTTAAAAGATTTGTTTCCAGATATAAAAATAGCAAATTTGGATAGTAGAAATCAAGTAATCGTTGTGGCAGAAGAGAAAAAAATTCACGAAATTGACAAGCTTATGGAGCATATGGACATAGAGGGGAAACAGGTAAAAGTACATTCTCAAATTTTGGATATTTCAAAAGATTTATTTCATGAGCTAGGGTTTGATTGGCTATATGAGAAGCCTTCCCAGCAAAAGAATAAATTTAGTGTTGCAGTATTAGGAGAAGAAAGTGTTGGAAATTCAGGCCCTGTTTTAGGCTCGAAATGGAATTTAATCCGACAATTCTCTAATGCTACAGAAGCTCTTGGGCTTAGTTTAAAACTTTTAGAGGCTAGACAGGATTTAAAAATTACTTCTTCTCCTTCTATTTTAATTGCCCATGGGAATAAAGGAGAATTTAAAATCACAGAAGAAGTCATTGTAGGAGAGAAAAAAGAAAAGAAAAAAGGGGAAAGTACTTCTGTTGAACCTATTTTTAAAGAGGCAGGTCTTATTCTAAAAGTGATTCCATATATTCATCAAGATAATTCGGTAACACTAGATATTTCTTTGGAATTAAGTGATTTTAGGTATCGACAGACAAATCAGAAAAAGGATTGGAACTTTAATGCACAAGGAGGGTCTAAGATGGGAAGAAGTTTATCGACTAGGATTCATGTGAAAAATAAAGAAACAATTTTAATTGGTGGATTAAGTCGTTCTACTCATCGAAATACAGAAAATCGAGTGCCATTTTTATCTGATATTCCTGGATTAGGGTATTTGTTTAAAAGTGAGTCAAAAAAAGATGCAGAAACTGATATGTATATTAAAATTTTTATAGAAGTTTGTGAATAA
- a CDS encoding GAF domain-containing protein, with the protein MDFQELKLKQYASLIEDEKDEIAILSNTSAFLYEILEDVNWVGFYFVKGDELVLGPFQGKTACYRIPFSRGVCGWVARNEKPIIVPNVHEFEGHIACDASSNSEIVLPIFKDGKLYAVLDIDSAEFDNFCILEQVFLGEIIEILEKKWK; encoded by the coding sequence ATGGATTTTCAAGAATTAAAATTAAAGCAATATGCTTCATTGATTGAGGATGAAAAGGATGAAATAGCAATTTTATCAAATACTTCTGCTTTTTTATATGAAATATTAGAAGATGTCAATTGGGTTGGTTTTTATTTTGTAAAGGGTGATGAATTAGTCTTAGGACCTTTCCAAGGGAAAACAGCTTGTTATCGAATTCCATTTTCAAGGGGAGTTTGTGGATGGGTTGCTAGAAATGAAAAGCCGATTATTGTGCCAAATGTTCATGAATTTGAAGGTCATATTGCTTGTGATGCGAGTAGCAATAGTGAAATTGTTTTACCGATTTTTAAAGATGGAAAATTGTATGCAGTATTGGATATAGACTCTGCAGAGTTTGATAATTTTTGTATTTTAGAACAAGTTTTTTTAGGAGAAATCATTGAAATATTAGAGAAAAAATGGAAATAA
- a CDS encoding TIGR03960 family B12-binding radical SAM protein: MTQVNIDNYLLEILKPGQYLGNEINSIHKKEYQTHMCLFFPDIYEVGMSNLGIRILYNILNKLEGFYLERGFCPMEDLEEKMREHQIPMFSWETKTPLKEFDIVGFSLSYEMAYPNLLNALDLAGIPFRWKDRGEEYPLLMAGGTCMMNPTVISPFMDYIVIGDGEDVMPEITRIMMRNQGKTKVEKLQAIQHLDGVWIPRFHKEGEKVKRAIVEDLNDTSYYAEQIVPYIEVVHDRATVEIQRGCSRGCRFCQAGIVYRPVRERSLEKNLELIEKMIQDTGYSEVSLSSLSSSDYSNIHQLIAGIKANPLNKNVGVSLPSLRMNPDSVRVAESISGGKRTGFTFAPEAGSQRMRDIINKGVTEEEILATAEEAVRAGWDNLKFYFMIGLPFETKEDVLAIHELAKKVMFKCRPISRRVQVTVSVSNFVPKPHTPFAWQKQMGFEEMYDKHSLLREAFKGFKGVSLKIHDPKKSYLEGFLSRGDERISDLVELAFHKGVKLDDYRDNFELWKAAMDELGIQEEKYLGERSLDTVFPWDFVDTGVHKSFLLEEWEKAKKEALTPECREKCSMCGMRERFPKCLKIYK; the protein is encoded by the coding sequence ATGACACAAGTAAATATTGATAATTACTTATTAGAGATTTTAAAGCCGGGACAGTATTTAGGAAATGAAATCAATAGTATTCATAAAAAGGAATATCAAACACATATGTGTTTATTCTTTCCTGATATTTATGAGGTGGGAATGTCTAATTTAGGAATTAGAATTTTATATAATATCTTGAATAAGTTAGAGGGTTTCTATTTAGAACGAGGATTTTGCCCTATGGAAGATTTAGAGGAGAAAATGAGAGAACATCAGATACCAATGTTTTCTTGGGAAACAAAGACTCCTTTAAAAGAATTTGATATTGTTGGTTTTTCTCTTTCTTATGAGATGGCATATCCGAATTTATTAAATGCTTTAGATTTAGCAGGAATTCCTTTTCGTTGGAAAGACCGAGGAGAAGAATACCCACTGCTAATGGCAGGGGGAACTTGTATGATGAATCCTACTGTGATTTCTCCTTTTATGGATTATATCGTGATAGGGGACGGAGAGGACGTCATGCCGGAAATTACTAGAATTATGATGAGAAATCAAGGAAAAACAAAAGTTGAAAAATTACAGGCAATTCAACATTTAGACGGAGTATGGATTCCTAGGTTTCATAAAGAGGGAGAAAAAGTAAAAAGAGCGATTGTGGAAGACTTGAATGACACAAGTTATTATGCAGAGCAAATTGTTCCTTATATTGAAGTAGTCCATGATAGAGCTACGGTAGAAATTCAACGAGGTTGCTCTAGAGGATGCCGTTTTTGTCAGGCGGGAATTGTTTATCGTCCGGTAAGAGAGAGAAGTTTAGAGAAGAATTTAGAGTTGATTGAAAAAATGATACAAGATACCGGATATTCGGAAGTTTCTCTTTCTTCATTAAGCAGTAGTGATTACAGTAATATCCATCAGTTAATTGCAGGAATTAAAGCAAATCCTTTGAATAAAAATGTAGGAGTTTCTTTACCTTCTTTACGTATGAATCCGGATTCTGTAAGAGTGGCAGAAAGTATCAGTGGTGGGAAAAGAACTGGGTTTACCTTTGCTCCGGAGGCAGGTTCCCAAAGAATGAGGGATATTATCAATAAGGGAGTAACGGAAGAAGAAATTTTAGCAACAGCGGAGGAGGCTGTTCGAGCAGGTTGGGATAATTTAAAATTCTATTTTATGATAGGACTTCCTTTTGAAACGAAAGAGGATGTCTTAGCAATTCATGAATTAGCTAAAAAAGTAATGTTCAAATGTCGACCGATTTCTAGAAGGGTACAGGTGACGGTAAGCGTATCTAACTTTGTTCCGAAGCCACATACACCGTTTGCTTGGCAAAAACAAATGGGATTTGAAGAAATGTATGATAAGCATAGTCTGTTACGAGAGGCTTTTAAAGGATTTAAAGGAGTTAGCTTAAAAATACATGATCCTAAAAAATCGTATTTGGAAGGATTTTTATCAAGAGGAGATGAAAGAATTTCGGATTTAGTAGAATTAGCTTTTCATAAAGGAGTAAAATTAGACGATTATCGGGATAATTTTGAACTTTGGAAGGCTGCGATGGATGAGTTAGGAATTCAGGAAGAGAAATATTTAGGAGAGAGAAGTCTAGATACTGTCTTTCCTTGGGATTTTGTGGATACTGGAGTACATAAATCTTTCCTATTGGAAGAATGGGAAAAAGCAAAGAAAGAAGCACTAACTCCGGAATGTCGAGAGAAATGTTCTATGTGTGGAATGAGAGAGCGTTTCCCAAAATGTTTGAAAATTTATAAGTAA
- the ung gene encoding uracil-DNA glycosylase, which translates to MVHIGNDWDKVLEGEFQQEYYQNLRKILVREYRSKRIFPPAEKIFNALKWTSYKDCKVVLLGQDPYHGLGQAHGLSFSVPKGQRIPPSLQNMYKELQNSLGLSIPHHGCLEKWAKQGVLLLNTSLTVVEGQASSHSKIGWEIFTDHVIQKLNEREEALIFILWGNHARSKKKWIDSRKHYILEGVHPSPLSANRGFFGCGHFRQVNEILRTLGKEEIDWQIEE; encoded by the coding sequence ATGGTACATATTGGAAATGATTGGGATAAGGTATTAGAAGGAGAATTTCAACAGGAATATTATCAAAATTTACGAAAAATTTTAGTACGAGAGTATAGAAGTAAAAGAATTTTTCCACCTGCAGAAAAAATTTTTAATGCTTTAAAATGGACAAGTTACAAGGATTGTAAGGTGGTTCTTTTAGGACAGGATCCTTATCATGGATTGGGGCAAGCTCATGGATTATCCTTTTCTGTTCCTAAGGGGCAGAGAATTCCACCTTCTTTGCAAAATATGTATAAAGAGTTACAAAATAGTTTAGGATTAAGCATACCTCATCATGGTTGTTTGGAGAAATGGGCGAAACAAGGAGTATTATTGTTAAATACTTCTTTGACAGTCGTAGAAGGACAGGCATCTTCACATTCTAAAATTGGTTGGGAAATTTTTACAGATCATGTCATTCAGAAGTTAAATGAAAGAGAAGAGGCTTTGATTTTTATCCTTTGGGGAAATCACGCAAGGAGTAAAAAGAAATGGATTGATAGTAGAAAGCACTATATTTTAGAGGGAGTTCATCCGAGTCCTCTATCGGCAAATCGTGGTTTTTTTGGTTGTGGGCATTTTCGTCAAGTCAATGAAATTTTAAGGACTTTAGGGAAAGAAGAAATTGATTGGCAAATCGAAGAATAA
- a CDS encoding UDP-N-acetylmuramoyl-L-alanyl-D-glutamate--2,6-diaminopimelate ligase, which yields MEKLLEGLQYEILQKPEVEIFTGMEHDSRKIVEGSIFVALEGEVVDGHTFIDTAIEKGAKLIIVSKEVPCQKGIGYVLIKNLRKHLGILASNFYGWPQKNIKILGVTGTNGKTTTTYLLEQLLGEEKVARFGTIEYKIGKEVIEAPNTTPESLDLVRMIKKAYEEGLEYIIMEVSSHALELGRVNMLEFDGAIFTNLTLDHLDYHKTMEQYFMAKRKLFLKLRGKAIKILNVDDEYGKRLQEEFHGISYGTKQAGVQGKILGFEGGKERVELSLFGKKKECKIQILGGFNLYNLLGSIALVKELGMSEEEIFAKVELLQGAPGRFETVDCGQDYMVVIDYAHTGDALENILQAIQEIKTKKIITIFGCGGDRDPRKRPIMAEIAERYSDFVVLTSDNPRTENPESILEEVKGGFTKENHICVLERAEAIAEGIRRAEKGDIVLIAGKGHETYQILGRKKYHFDDREFARREIVFRKQGR from the coding sequence ATGGAAAAATTATTAGAAGGTTTACAATATGAAATTTTACAAAAACCAGAAGTAGAGATTTTTACAGGGATGGAACATGATTCTAGGAAAATAGTAGAGGGGAGTATCTTTGTAGCTTTAGAAGGAGAAGTGGTGGACGGTCATACGTTTATCGATACTGCCATTGAAAAAGGAGCCAAGTTAATTATTGTTTCGAAAGAAGTTCCTTGTCAAAAAGGGATTGGATATGTACTGATTAAAAATTTAAGAAAACATTTAGGAATCTTAGCTTCTAATTTTTATGGATGGCCCCAAAAGAACATTAAAATTTTAGGAGTGACCGGAACAAATGGAAAAACAACAACAACTTATTTGTTGGAGCAATTATTGGGAGAAGAAAAGGTAGCTCGTTTTGGAACGATTGAATATAAGATAGGAAAAGAAGTGATAGAAGCTCCTAACACAACTCCGGAATCTTTGGATTTGGTTCGTATGATAAAGAAAGCTTATGAAGAAGGATTAGAGTATATTATCATGGAAGTAAGTTCTCATGCTTTGGAGCTAGGACGAGTAAATATGTTGGAATTCGACGGGGCAATTTTTACCAATTTGACTCTAGATCATTTAGATTATCATAAAACCATGGAACAATATTTTATGGCAAAACGAAAATTATTCTTGAAACTTCGAGGAAAGGCAATCAAGATTTTGAATGTAGATGATGAGTATGGGAAACGTTTGCAAGAAGAGTTTCATGGAATTTCTTATGGAACAAAACAGGCTGGGGTACAAGGGAAAATTTTAGGTTTTGAGGGTGGAAAAGAAAGAGTGGAACTTTCTCTTTTTGGAAAAAAGAAAGAATGTAAAATCCAAATTTTAGGAGGCTTTAACCTGTATAACCTATTAGGAAGTATTGCTCTTGTAAAAGAATTGGGAATGTCGGAGGAAGAAATTTTTGCAAAGGTAGAATTATTGCAAGGAGCTCCCGGAAGATTTGAGACAGTAGATTGTGGTCAGGACTATATGGTGGTCATTGATTATGCTCATACCGGAGATGCTTTGGAAAATATTTTACAAGCTATTCAAGAAATTAAAACGAAAAAAATTATTACCATTTTTGGTTGCGGAGGAGACAGAGATCCGAGAAAAAGACCAATTATGGCAGAAATTGCAGAACGATATAGTGATTTTGTAGTATTGACTTCTGACAATCCAAGAACGGAAAATCCAGAAAGTATTTTGGAAGAAGTGAAAGGTGGATTTACAAAAGAAAACCATATCTGTGTGTTAGAAAGAGCAGAGGCGATTGCAGAGGGAATTCGGAGAGCAGAAAAGGGAGATATTGTTTTAATTGCAGGGAAAGGACATGAAACCTATCAAATTTTAGGAAGAAAAAAATATCATTTCGATGATAGGGAATTTGCTAGAAGAGAAATTGTGTTTCGAAAGCAAGGGAGGTAA
- the kdsA gene encoding 3-deoxy-8-phosphooctulonate synthase, with product MIVQDTKVVKVGENVSIGGKKRFTLIAGPCVMESQELMLEVAGEINKICKKLGIEYIFKASFDKANRSSIHSYRGPGLEEGLKMLQKVKDTYGIPVVTDIHEPWQCEKVAEVADLLQIPAFLCRQTDLLIAAAATGKPVNIKKGQFLAPWDMKNVVVKMEESGNEGILLCERGSTFGYNNMVVDMRSLLEMRKFGYPVVFDVTHAVQKPGGLGNATSGDREYVYPLMRAGLAIGVDAIFAEVHPNPEVAKSDGPNMLYLKDLEEILKVAIQIDDLVKNY from the coding sequence ATGATAGTACAAGATACAAAAGTAGTAAAAGTAGGAGAAAATGTTAGTATTGGAGGAAAGAAACGTTTTACTTTAATCGCAGGACCTTGCGTGATGGAATCGCAAGAATTGATGTTAGAAGTGGCGGGAGAAATCAATAAGATTTGTAAAAAATTAGGAATTGAGTATATTTTTAAGGCTTCTTTTGATAAGGCAAATCGATCTTCCATTCATTCTTACAGAGGTCCTGGATTAGAAGAAGGATTGAAAATGCTTCAAAAAGTGAAAGATACCTATGGAATTCCTGTGGTAACAGACATTCATGAACCATGGCAATGTGAAAAAGTGGCAGAAGTTGCCGATTTATTACAAATTCCGGCTTTTCTATGTCGACAAACGGATTTATTGATTGCTGCTGCTGCAACAGGGAAACCTGTGAATATTAAAAAAGGACAATTTTTAGCTCCTTGGGATATGAAGAATGTCGTTGTCAAAATGGAAGAAAGTGGGAATGAAGGAATTTTATTATGCGAAAGAGGAAGTACTTTCGGATACAATAATATGGTAGTGGATATGCGTTCTTTATTGGAAATGAGAAAATTTGGATATCCTGTGGTTTTTGATGTAACTCATGCAGTGCAAAAACCCGGTGGTTTAGGAAATGCCACTTCAGGGGACAGAGAATATGTATACCCCTTGATGAGAGCAGGACTGGCAATCGGGGTTGATGCTATTTTTGCAGAAGTACATCCGAATCCGGAAGTCGCCAAGTCAGATGGACCAAATATGTTGTATTTAAAAGATTTAGAAGAAATTTTAAAAGTAGCCATTCAAATAGATGATTTGGTAAAAAACTACTAA